The sequence TTTATGCCGGTGGGCGACAGATCCACCTGGAATGAAGCCTCCTATATTTCTTCAACTGAACTCAAGAAACGTATCGGAGATATTGGAGTCCTTGAGCCGCTGCCAGGATCCAAGATGGATGGTCCTGCCAGAGTTTATTCACTCACAAGCGTTGACGGCTTACAGGGGAGAGTTGGTTTTATCAGCCCGATAAGCCACCATTTCTGTGACACCTGCAATCGCCTGCGCCTCACTTCAGCCGGGAGGTTGAGAGCTTGTCTTCTGAATGATAAGGAGGCAGATCTTAAGAGTCTGCTCAGGAAAGGAGCCACGGATGACGAGATTAAAGGGCTTATCAGGCAGACTATCCTTGATAAGCCCAAGGGGCATACTCTGGCTGAAGATCAGGCCAGATGCAGTGGCCAGATGTCACGCATCGGAGGATGATTCGTCCGCCTGCGGATAGGAACCAAGCCATTCATAATATGAGCAGAGTGAGTTAAGGGTTTTGCAGCAATCCTTGATATGTTCATCTTCAATATGACCCATCAGGTCAAGGAAGAAGAGGTATTTCCACTGTTTTCCCTTGATTGGTCTGGATTCAATCTTTGCCAGGTTGATACCAGCGCGGGCAATAACACTTAAAATCTCGTTTAAGGCACCCGGACGCTCCATAATTCCCAGGAGCAGGGATGTTCTGTCAGCACCGCTTGGTGATGGAGACTCTTTTCCAATAACCAGAAAGCGTGTTGTGTTACCCCGGTAGTCTTCAATCCCTCTTACCACCACCTGCAGGTCGTAGGTCTTGATAGCGAGAGAAGAGGCTATTGCCCCGATATTAGGATTGTTTGCTGCCATCTGAGCTGCCGCACCGGTCGAAAAAACAGGAAGGGTGGGGCAGGACGGTAGGTGTTTACGCAGCCATTCCCGACATTGGGCAAGTGGCTGGGTATGGGATGCCACTGTCTGGATATCGCTGATATCTCCAGATTTGCAGACAAGATTGTGGGTTATTTCCATCCGCACTTCACCACAAATTTTGGTTCTGTATTGCATAAAGGAATCAAGCGTTGAAAAAACGGCACCCTCGATGGAGTTTTCAACGGGAACGATTCCGTACTGAGTTCGACCTTTTTCCACCTCCGAAAAAACATCAGCGATGGATTCCATTGGGCTGTATGTGGCTGATTGGCCAAAGTATTTCACCCCAGCCAGATGGGTGAAGGTTGCCTCGGGGCCAAGATATGCTACTGCAATCTTCTGCTGGGAAAGTCTGCATGTGGTGATGATTTCATGGAAGATTGAGTGAAGCGAATTGTCTGGAAATACTCCATCATTAAGCTTTGTCAGGCGTTCATAAATCTGCCTCTCGCGCAGAGGGTCCCATTTGGCACGCTTACTTTCATCTTTTAGCTGGCCAATGGACTTGGCAAGGGAAAGACGTTCTTTGAGGAGCTCAAGAATAGTATTGTCAATCTTGTCTATTCCATCGCGAACCGGTGTGAGATCTTTTGCCATTTTGCTTCCTTTCTCAGAAATAGTATTGTTTAAATCTAGAGTGATTTATGAAGAACAACGGCGGAATGTAGGTCAAAGAAAAAAGTATGTCAAGTTGTAAAAAATGACTGGAATAAGCGGTTCTCCCGAGATATAGTCATTTTTCGTGCAAATTTATGCGTTTCCTGACATATGCATTTAACAGTGTTAAATTGTTTTATAAAAAGAGAAATCCAGTCATGAGTGAAAAACCAGTACAAAAGACATACGAAGAAATTAATGCCAGAATCAAAGCGGGTGAGGCTGTAATTGTAACTGCTGAAGAGATGGTCGGTATTGTTAAGGCTAAGGGCGCTGAAGGTGCTGCCAGGGAGGTTGACGTCGTTACCACCGGAACCTTCTCTCCCATGTGTTCATCTGGGGCATTCTTAAACTTTGGTCAGATGACTCCCACCATCAAAGCATCCAGAGTCTGGATTAACAAGGTTTCTGCTTATGCAGGACTAGCAGCAGTAGATTGTTATATCGGTGCAACAGAACCCGTCGAGGACGATCCTTTAAATAAATTGTATCCAGGAGAATTTCGATATGGCGGTGGCCATGTCATAGAGGATCTTCTTGCCGGAAAGAAGGTGTTTCTTGAGGCAAAAGCCTATGGAACTGATTGTTATCTGGCAAGGAAAATGAAAAAAGAGCTTACTCTTGCTGAGCTTCCCTATGCCATGCTCTGTAATCCAAGAAACGGGTACCAGAATTATAACTGTGCTGTGAACCTTTCCGATAAAGCGGTCCATACCTATATGGGAACCCTGAAACCCCATTGCAGAAATGCTAATTATTGTAGTGCCGGTGAGTTGAGTCCTTTGTTTAATGATCCGCATTACAAGACCATTGGAATCGGAACCAGAATTTTTCTTGGTGGCGGTATCGGCTATGTGACCTCACACGGAACTCAACATAATCCAAATGCTCCAAGGCATAAAAATGGTACCCCTGTTCGCCCTGCTGGCACAATCATGGTGCAGGGAGATATGAAACAAATGTCGTCACGTTTTATTCGTGGAATTTCAATTCTCGGATACGGAAACACCATGGCCGTGGGCCTGGGAATACCAATTCCAATTTTGAATGCTGAAATGGCTGCCTATACAGGGGTGTCGGATGATGAACTGTTTACTCAGGTTATAGATTACGGATATGATTATTCAAATGGTATAAACAGAACCTATGGTGAAGTGAGCTATGGCCAACTGAAAACTGGAACCATAGAGGTGAATGGGAAAAGCGTTCCAACGGCTCCATTATCAAGCCTGCCTATGGCTAGAGAAATTGCTGAAACCCTTAAGTCCTGGATGATGGATGGTAAGTTTTTTCTCAACAAACCGGCAGAACTTCTACCCGATGCCGACAACTCGTAAGAGGAACCTTTCTGAACAGTCAGGAAAAATACAGCGCTCTTATTAATAGCCTTAATGGGTATGGAGACGTTGCCGTCGCCTTTTCAGGCGGTGTTGATTCCACCCTGCTCCTCTATGCTGCCCTGGAGGCATTGGGAAGGGAACATGTCGTTGTGGTACATGGAGTATCCGAACTTATCAGTGAAAGGGAAAAAGGGAGTGCGAATACTATTCTGGATGAATTGCAAATCGATCTGGAAAGGAGAGTCGAGGTAGCGCTTCATCCTCTGATCTGGCCTGAATTTGTTGCCAATACCCAGGATCGCTGCTATTTTTGCAAAAAAAGAATGTATCAGAGTTTTCTGCGTAGCCTTGAAAAACTTGAAATTCAGGTTCTGCTTGACGGGAGTAATGTTGATGACCTGAAGAGCAGCAGACCGGGATTTCGCGCCATTCATGAACTTGGTATACGGACCCCCTTACTTGATTCAGGTTTAAATAAGGATGATATTCGTACCCTGGCCTCCGAGTTTCACTTGAGTAATTGCAGTAAACCATCTAATTCATGCCTGGCTACTCGATTACCTGCTGGGGTGCAAATAACACAAGAGTACCTGAACGCTGTTGAAAAGTATGAAGACTTTCTTTTGAGTCGTGATTTTACGGGCTGCAGGGCAAGGCCCGAGGGCAGGGATATGGTACTTGAGCTTTCGGGGATAGATGGGAACCGATTGCTTACATCGTCCATGCGCATTGAAATTATACATTTCTTTCAATCAGAGGGATTTTCAAGGGTTCTTATTGACTTGATCCCCCGCCGTTAAAAGTTGTAGCTGGCATTGAAATATTTTCCTACGGGGAAGTTTATACCTTGCTAATGAATGGAGCTTCAGTTAGGGTGTAAGTTGTTTTTTTGTGTGTAATAGTTTGATTATAAAGGGTTGTAGAGATATCACTTATGTCTGAAAAAAGATGTTTTGTTCTTTTTTCTTTTGACAATCCATCATGCTTTTATTAAAGCAATACAGAAGAGATAAGGGGAGCAGCACAGTCTGTATCCTGTTTAATTAGAAACGTAGTTTTCCGGGAGGGATCCATGAATAAGAAGGAATTAGTAGAGAATATTGCAAGTGCAGCAGATATTTCAAAAGCTGCAGCTGAAAAAGCACTGAACAGTACTCTCGCAGCCATCGCTGAAACCTTGAAAAATGGCGATAAGGTGACTTTAGTTGGTTTTGGTACTTTTTCTGTATCCAAGCGTGAAGCCCGTAAGGGAAGAAATCCTCAGACCGGAAAAACCATTAATATCCCAGCTAAAAATGTCGCCAAGTTCAAAGCTGGTTCCAAACTTTCCGAGGCTATTAACTAGACTTCCAGAAGTTTGCTGTATGTATGCTTGTTAGTAAACGGGCAGATGAGTTTTCTGAAATCCTGTTTTTCCTTTTTCCTGGAAGAGCAGGATTTTGTCGTTTCAGGACAGGGACATTCTGGCTTATTCTCTCTATTACAGCAGTGATTTCTTAATCCATCTTTTGATGATCGAGAAAAAATACTGAGTTGTACAAATCCGCTAAAAAAGAAATTTCTGTAAGATCCCTGTTCTTAATCTTGATTATGGGCTTTAGCTATATTTCCAATCGTGTATCATTTGACACATTAATATTTAGTATCTGCTTTTCACGAAGGAGTGTCGACGGTTCATTACTGCTGATAACAGGTGTCAGCAAACATCGAGTGAGAATGAAAGGGTACAGGTGCTTCAGGATGTAATAAGATGGTGCCTGCTGGTCTAGTGAGGAAAATAATCCTGTAGCAGGAGAAGGAGTTCATTGGATCGACTACAGTTCAGTTTGTGCATAATATTTGTCCGGTGAACGCGAACGGTTTTCGGACTGATGAATAGTATTTCTCCTATTTCATCGGGAGTCATTCCCTGAGAAAAAAGGTTTGCAATTTCATGTTCTCGTGGAGAGAGAACGGAAAGAACTCCGTGCTCGCATTCACCCTTTAAGAGTTGCTCACGTATGTTGTCAGGAAATGAACTGCTTAGGGAGATTTCCCCCTGCATAACCTCCCGAATTGCAGTGAGAAGGTCTCTGATTTCATCACTTTTTAACACATATCCCTTTGCACCGGCTTTGCATGCACGAAAAATATTATCGTGGTTCTGGTGCATGGTGTAAATGATGATGATCGTCTTTTCAGAAAGGGCTTTGACGTATGGGATGAGATCAATGCCACTGATTCCGGCCATGGTTATATCAAGAATTGCAACATCTGGCTGTGTTTCCTTTACCAGAGGTAACGCGGAAGTTGCTGAGTCCGATTCTCCCAGCACAATCATATCGGGTTGCTTCTTGACAACAGACCTCACTCCATGACGGATAACAGGATGGTCATCAATTATAACAACAGTAATCTTTTTCACTGCGCTTGTTGCTCCAATAAAAAATTTCCAGGAAATAGCATGTACCTATGCGATGAGGATAACAAAAGGATCAGTTGAAAGTCAAAGATTTTATCGTTCTCTTTATTTGCCAGACATCATTAAATAGTGTATGTGAAAATACATGGATACCCCCTTTATACTGAAAGCACCTTTTGAACCATCTGGTGATCAACCTGAAGCTATTGCCACCATAGTCCGCGGGATAGAGTCCGGAGCAAAAAGTCAGGTTCTTCTGGGTGTTACCGGATCCGGGAAAACCTTTACCATGGCTTCCG comes from Desulfocapsa sulfexigens DSM 10523 and encodes:
- a CDS encoding response regulator transcription factor, whose protein sequence is MKKITVVIIDDHPVIRHGVRSVVKKQPDMIVLGESDSATSALPLVKETQPDVAILDITMAGISGIDLIPYVKALSEKTIIIIYTMHQNHDNIFRACKAGAKGYVLKSDEIRDLLTAIREVMQGEISLSSSFPDNIREQLLKGECEHGVLSVLSPREHEIANLFSQGMTPDEIGEILFISPKTVRVHRTNIMHKLNCSRSNELLLLLQDYFPH
- a CDS encoding homocysteine biosynthesis protein, with protein sequence MSEKPVQKTYEEINARIKAGEAVIVTAEEMVGIVKAKGAEGAAREVDVVTTGTFSPMCSSGAFLNFGQMTPTIKASRVWINKVSAYAGLAAVDCYIGATEPVEDDPLNKLYPGEFRYGGGHVIEDLLAGKKVFLEAKAYGTDCYLARKMKKELTLAELPYAMLCNPRNGYQNYNCAVNLSDKAVHTYMGTLKPHCRNANYCSAGELSPLFNDPHYKTIGIGTRIFLGGGIGYVTSHGTQHNPNAPRHKNGTPVRPAGTIMVQGDMKQMSSRFIRGISILGYGNTMAVGLGIPIPILNAEMAAYTGVSDDELFTQVIDYGYDYSNGINRTYGEVSYGQLKTGTIEVNGKSVPTAPLSSLPMAREIAETLKSWMMDGKFFLNKPAELLPDADNS
- the larE gene encoding ATP-dependent sacrificial sulfur transferase LarE — its product is MNSLNGYGDVAVAFSGGVDSTLLLYAALEALGREHVVVVHGVSELISEREKGSANTILDELQIDLERRVEVALHPLIWPEFVANTQDRCYFCKKRMYQSFLRSLEKLEIQVLLDGSNVDDLKSSRPGFRAIHELGIRTPLLDSGLNKDDIRTLASEFHLSNCSKPSNSCLATRLPAGVQITQEYLNAVEKYEDFLLSRDFTGCRARPEGRDMVLELSGIDGNRLLTSSMRIEIIHFFQSEGFSRVLIDLIPRR
- the pheA gene encoding prephenate dehydratase, with the translated sequence MAKDLTPVRDGIDKIDNTILELLKERLSLAKSIGQLKDESKRAKWDPLRERQIYERLTKLNDGVFPDNSLHSIFHEIITTCRLSQQKIAVAYLGPEATFTHLAGVKYFGQSATYSPMESIADVFSEVEKGRTQYGIVPVENSIEGAVFSTLDSFMQYRTKICGEVRMEITHNLVCKSGDISDIQTVASHTQPLAQCREWLRKHLPSCPTLPVFSTGAAAQMAANNPNIGAIASSLAIKTYDLQVVVRGIEDYRGNTTRFLVIGKESPSPSGADRTSLLLGIMERPGALNEILSVIARAGINLAKIESRPIKGKQWKYLFFLDLMGHIEDEHIKDCCKTLNSLCSYYEWLGSYPQADESSSDA
- a CDS encoding HU family DNA-binding protein, whose protein sequence is MRNVVFREGSMNKKELVENIASAADISKAAAEKALNSTLAAIAETLKNGDKVTLVGFGTFSVSKREARKGRNPQTGKTINIPAKNVAKFKAGSKLSEAIN